A genomic segment from Polyangium mundeleinium encodes:
- a CDS encoding VOC family protein, with product MAMKGNTKIFPHLWYAKEAEEAARFYASIFPNSRVDHVTELQSETPSGPPGSVKVVDFTLLGQRFQAISAGPHHEFNDAVSMVVLCDDQAELDRYWNTLLEGGGRPQACGWLIDRFGLRWQIVPAVLDEMMRDPDPVRSKKVSDAVMKMIKLDIAALEAAYRS from the coding sequence ATGGCCATGAAGGGCAACACGAAGATATTCCCGCATCTCTGGTACGCCAAGGAGGCAGAGGAGGCGGCGAGGTTTTACGCCTCGATTTTCCCGAACTCGCGGGTCGATCACGTCACCGAGCTCCAGAGCGAGACGCCCAGCGGGCCGCCGGGCTCCGTGAAGGTCGTGGACTTCACGCTCCTCGGCCAGCGCTTCCAGGCGATCAGCGCCGGGCCCCACCACGAGTTCAACGACGCCGTCTCCATGGTGGTGCTCTGCGACGACCAGGCGGAGCTGGACCGCTACTGGAACACGCTGCTCGAAGGGGGCGGGCGGCCGCAGGCCTGCGGCTGGCTCATCGATCGCTTCGGCCTGCGGTGGCAGATCGTGCCGGCCGTGCTCGACGAGATGATGCGCGACCCCGATCCGGTCCGATCCAAGAAGGTGTCGGACGCGGTCATGAAGATGATCAAGCTGGACATCGCGGCGCTCGAGGCGGCCTACCGGTCGTAG
- a CDS encoding fused MFS/spermidine synthase, producing the protein MTDATRPQGLAAWMALSFLGGVAVMNGEIAAGRLLAPHLGTSTTTWAMLIGTVLGSLALGNLLGGWLSARGAASRWIVRLMLASSLLFAALPRVVPWVLSSSLAHFRTGNAFSLGLLAAITALALALPMGSLGALPPLVMHAAGNAGDAEATGKLGRLAGRLSALGTLGSLVGTFGAGLVLLPWLGTRATFDVAAVLLAVSAAVFAFRARARREAIVGAAASTLTVALAFAPLSTPAPAHGRLLWAGESRHNHIAVVERGGERQIRVNDGFAVQSFARLDGELPVRDVWAYYAMAPSYGTRPVPERVLLLGLGGGTSAEVFRRLYPAAAVVGVELDAAVVEAGRTWLGFALPGVEVRIDDARPFLLAEAERAPGKQDVIVLDAFQFPYVPFQLATVEFFAAARRCLAPGGVLMVNAGRHGEERGVVHALARTMAQVFPHVQAADPPGKSNTILVATEHAPAEAVGMAGLSVSAQTGAVLRDLAGRHAPMRPAAWPAGTPVLTDDHAPVEWLTDRIIWRAL; encoded by the coding sequence ATGACCGACGCGACGCGCCCGCAAGGGCTCGCCGCATGGATGGCGCTGAGCTTCCTCGGCGGCGTGGCCGTGATGAACGGGGAGATCGCCGCGGGCAGGCTGCTCGCGCCGCACCTGGGGACGAGCACCACGACGTGGGCGATGCTCATCGGCACGGTGCTCGGGAGCCTCGCGCTCGGGAACCTGCTCGGCGGTTGGCTCAGCGCGCGCGGCGCGGCCTCGCGGTGGATCGTGCGCCTCATGCTGGCGTCGTCGCTGCTCTTCGCCGCGCTGCCGCGCGTGGTGCCGTGGGTGCTCTCGTCGAGCCTCGCGCACTTCCGCACGGGGAACGCGTTTTCGCTGGGGTTGCTCGCGGCAATCACGGCCCTCGCCCTTGCGCTCCCCATGGGCTCGCTGGGGGCGCTGCCCCCGCTCGTGATGCACGCGGCCGGGAATGCGGGCGACGCCGAGGCGACGGGAAAACTCGGCCGCCTCGCGGGGAGGCTCTCGGCGCTGGGGACGCTCGGGAGCCTCGTGGGCACGTTCGGCGCGGGGCTCGTGCTCCTGCCTTGGCTGGGGACACGCGCGACGTTCGACGTGGCCGCAGTGCTGCTCGCGGTGAGCGCCGCGGTGTTCGCTTTTCGCGCCCGCGCGCGCCGGGAGGCGATCGTCGGGGCTGCGGCCTCGACGCTGACCGTGGCGCTCGCCTTCGCGCCGCTATCCACGCCTGCGCCCGCGCATGGGCGGCTGCTCTGGGCAGGCGAGTCGCGTCATAACCATATTGCGGTGGTCGAGCGTGGTGGCGAGCGGCAGATCCGGGTCAACGACGGCTTTGCCGTGCAATCGTTCGCGCGCCTCGACGGCGAGCTGCCCGTGCGCGACGTGTGGGCCTATTACGCGATGGCGCCGAGCTACGGGACCCGGCCCGTGCCCGAGCGTGTGCTGCTCCTCGGGCTCGGCGGCGGCACGTCTGCGGAGGTGTTCCGGCGGCTCTACCCGGCGGCGGCGGTGGTGGGCGTGGAGCTCGATGCGGCGGTGGTGGAGGCGGGCCGCACGTGGCTCGGGTTCGCGTTGCCGGGGGTCGAGGTCAGGATCGACGACGCGCGCCCCTTCCTCCTGGCCGAGGCCGAGCGCGCGCCGGGGAAACAGGATGTCATCGTGCTCGATGCGTTTCAGTTCCCGTACGTGCCGTTCCAGCTCGCGACCGTGGAGTTTTTCGCGGCGGCGCGGCGCTGCCTTGCGCCGGGCGGCGTGCTCATGGTGAATGCGGGCCGTCATGGCGAGGAGCGCGGCGTGGTGCACGCGCTCGCGCGCACGATGGCGCAGGTCTTCCCGCACGTGCAGGCGGCGGATCCGCCGGGCAAATCGAACACGATCCTGGTGGCGACCGAGCACGCGCCCGCCGAGGCAGTCGGGATGGCGGGGCTCTCGGTCTCGGCGCAGACGGGCGCCGTGCTGCGGGATCTCGCCGGGCGCCACGCCCCGATGCGGCCTGCGGCCTGGCCTGCGGGCACGCCGGTGTTGACCGACGATCACGCGCCGGTCGAATGGCTCACGGACAGGATCATCTGGCGTGCGCTCTGA
- a CDS encoding SBBP repeat-containing protein, which produces MAGAGGSGGAGGSGGMAGAGGSGGGSIQEPVGTSLLVQVLDTQNQPVPSAVVTSQGGTPRPTDGAGYILFENLTPGRFSARVERFGYAPASVVVELPSGAHGGAEVHLFPLPPRIPFDATAGAALDQGPVHVTIPSGAIVNEFGEPVTGPVEATIVPLDPSQGLANAPGPLEGISAGNGATVGLESVFMAEVTLWQGSQKVNLAPGKRATLELVLPDAVAAQVYEGEWIPAWWFDLGAGIWREEGVGMIQASVAEPGKMAWVAEVGHFSWWNCDRPWTDKHCFLMPVVSADGSDTPSGASVNASGVSYAGWSSAALTDANGLACMDIMLNGTAQILVGPTTAPFATVTVTGSGPASDCGGNGAACTLLSPVLLPLGSVCTPGTWQDCGYSGPAGTKGVGICQGGKEYCNGSGTGWTGCVGEVLPQAEDCSSPLDDDCDGLVNEEGDNCACQPGETKTCYTGPKGTLGIGICTAGTRGCVNGFFGPCLMEVTPQQETCATPEDENCDGTTQCTLWSKGFWAGGSEQADGFVLDSADNVLIAGGFSVTMDLGGGPLTSAGDLDVYVAKLDANGDHLWSKRFGNALAQFVTATATDSADNVLLAGHFQGAVDFGGGPVTSAGDLDIYVAKLDTSGSHLWSKRFGDSERQFLAAMATDSAGNVFLAGEFTGTVDFGGGPLGNEDMDYNIFVAKLDADGNHLWSKHWSASSLAIAKIGTDSTGNVLVTGNLFGTADLGGGPLTSMSTSDIVVAKLDADGNHVWSKRFGDTGYQYPTAMATDDAGNVLVTGYFNGTLDFGGGPVTSAGKSDIYVAKLDGNGNHVWSKRFGDPDSQVPTATAVDGAGNVLITGIFFGTVNFGGITFTAGNSANFLEDSFVAKLDASGNHLWSRRFAGFLPGIAPAVDGNGNVLLTGGFYDPLDLGNGLLTSTFGSYDIFLAKFSP; this is translated from the coding sequence ATGGCCGGCGCGGGCGGGAGCGGCGGCGCGGGTGGTTCCGGCGGAATGGCCGGCGCGGGCGGCTCGGGCGGAGGCTCGATCCAGGAGCCCGTGGGGACGAGCCTGCTCGTGCAGGTCCTCGATACCCAAAACCAGCCAGTTCCCTCCGCGGTCGTCACTTCCCAGGGGGGCACACCACGCCCGACCGACGGCGCGGGCTACATCCTCTTTGAGAACCTCACGCCTGGCCGATTCTCCGCACGCGTCGAGCGCTTCGGGTACGCACCCGCGAGCGTGGTCGTCGAATTACCCTCGGGTGCGCATGGTGGGGCGGAGGTGCACCTGTTTCCGCTTCCGCCGCGGATTCCCTTCGACGCGACGGCAGGCGCCGCGCTCGACCAGGGACCGGTCCACGTCACCATTCCCTCGGGTGCGATCGTCAATGAGTTCGGCGAGCCGGTGACGGGGCCGGTGGAGGCCACCATCGTGCCGCTGGATCCGAGCCAGGGTCTCGCGAATGCCCCCGGCCCGCTCGAAGGGATCTCCGCCGGCAATGGCGCGACGGTCGGCCTCGAAAGCGTGTTCATGGCGGAGGTGACGCTGTGGCAGGGAAGCCAGAAGGTGAATCTCGCACCGGGGAAGCGGGCGACGCTGGAGCTGGTGCTGCCGGATGCGGTGGCGGCGCAGGTGTACGAGGGGGAGTGGATCCCGGCGTGGTGGTTCGATCTGGGCGCGGGGATCTGGCGCGAAGAGGGCGTGGGGATGATCCAGGCCTCGGTCGCCGAGCCCGGGAAGATGGCGTGGGTGGCGGAGGTGGGGCATTTCTCGTGGTGGAATTGCGACAGGCCGTGGACGGATAAACATTGCTTCCTCATGCCGGTGGTCTCGGCCGATGGGTCCGACACGCCATCCGGCGCGTCGGTGAACGCGTCGGGGGTGAGCTACGCGGGCTGGTCGTCCGCGGCGCTGACGGACGCGAACGGGCTCGCCTGTATGGACATCATGCTGAACGGGACGGCACAGATCCTGGTCGGTCCGACGACCGCGCCGTTCGCGACGGTGACGGTCACCGGGTCGGGGCCGGCCTCGGATTGCGGTGGCAATGGCGCTGCGTGCACCCTCCTGAGCCCGGTGTTGCTGCCGCTGGGCTCGGTGTGCACGCCGGGAACGTGGCAGGACTGCGGATACAGCGGCCCCGCGGGTACGAAAGGCGTGGGGATCTGCCAGGGAGGGAAGGAATACTGCAACGGCAGCGGGACCGGCTGGACCGGCTGCGTCGGCGAGGTGCTGCCCCAGGCCGAGGATTGCAGCTCGCCGCTGGACGACGACTGTGATGGACTCGTGAACGAGGAAGGTGACAACTGCGCGTGCCAGCCGGGGGAGACGAAAACCTGCTATACGGGGCCCAAAGGCACGCTGGGCATCGGGATATGCACGGCGGGGACGCGAGGGTGCGTGAATGGGTTCTTCGGGCCGTGCCTCATGGAGGTGACGCCGCAGCAGGAGACTTGCGCCACGCCGGAGGATGAGAACTGCGACGGGACGACCCAATGCACGTTGTGGAGCAAGGGGTTCTGGGCAGGAGGTTCCGAACAGGCCGATGGGTTCGTACTCGACAGCGCGGACAACGTGCTGATTGCTGGCGGATTCAGTGTAACCATGGACCTCGGCGGCGGACCCCTTACCAGCGCGGGGGACTTGGACGTCTACGTCGCGAAGCTGGACGCGAACGGTGACCATCTCTGGAGCAAACGCTTCGGGAATGCACTAGCTCAATTCGTCACCGCGACTGCGACCGACAGCGCGGACAACGTCTTGCTAGCCGGGCATTTCCAAGGCGCCGTGGACTTCGGCGGCGGACCCGTCACGAGCGCGGGGGATTTGGACATCTACGTAGCGAAGCTGGACACGAGCGGGAGCCATCTCTGGAGCAAACGCTTTGGAGATTCCGAGCGCCAGTTCCTCGCAGCGATGGCCACCGACAGCGCAGGCAACGTCTTCCTTGCCGGAGAGTTTACGGGCACCGTGGACTTCGGCGGTGGGCCTCTCGGAAACGAAGATATGGATTATAATATCTTCGTGGCCAAGCTGGACGCTGACGGCAACCACCTCTGGAGCAAGCACTGGAGTGCAAGCAGCTTGGCCATCGCCAAGATCGGGACTGACAGCACAGGCAATGTCCTGGTCACCGGAAACCTTTTTGGCACCGCGGACCTCGGCGGTGGGCCTCTCACGAGCATGAGTACGAGCGACATCGTGGTGGCCAAGCTGGACGCCGACGGCAACCACGTATGGAGCAAGCGTTTCGGGGATACTGGTTACCAGTACCCCACTGCGATGGCGACCGACGACGCTGGCAATGTCCTGGTCACCGGGTATTTCAACGGCACCTTGGACTTCGGCGGCGGACCCGTCACGAGCGCGGGGAAATCGGACATCTACGTGGCGAAGCTGGACGGGAACGGCAACCATGTCTGGAGCAAACGCTTCGGAGATCCTGACTCCCAGGTTCCCACTGCAACCGCAGTCGATGGCGCCGGCAACGTCCTCATCACAGGAATCTTTTTTGGCACTGTGAACTTCGGCGGCATCACTTTCACCGCGGGGAACTCAGCGAACTTCCTGGAAGACTCCTTCGTGGCAAAGCTGGATGCGAGCGGGAACCATCTCTGGAGCCGACGCTTTGCAGGCTTTTTGCCAGGAATCGCGCCCGCGGTCGACGGCAACGGCAACGTCCTGCTCACCGGAGGCTTCTATGATCCCCTGGACCTCGGCAACGGCCTCCTCACGAGTACCTTCGGCAGCTACGATATCTTCCTCGCCAAGTTCTCCCCCTGA